One part of the Mariniblastus fucicola genome encodes these proteins:
- a CDS encoding ATP-grasp domain-containing protein — MVDHGANAGSPTRVLVVGASGRMAASMLARLGLEPSVADLYGDADTQMICNGRVTRLQRLSDLKECGRLVRAHEFVLFTGGLEGSASLAKLLVQWSRPLFATAVSVERLLDVELLNAALARSGIHRFHFQTSVEKVSWPAVLKDPAHSATARLIAGPELLTEVDLTGQVLQQHIPGESVSLIFVADRGVVSCLGGTLQLTESMKWVGSISGLRLEKANAETAQRFASELVERTGLKGVFGIDFIRNAEGIWPVDINPRIPASAEVVGDHVMVRHLKAFGIECAFERQPTELTRGKMVVFNRSNRPLEFRLGCLGEFRMGALSFEKALGQVWIADVPSVNELIPPDAPVCTVLATGSDVNDLKSKLSRLEGEVLRSLGVENR; from the coding sequence ATGGTTGACCATGGTGCCAATGCAGGTTCCCCGACCCGAGTCCTGGTTGTCGGAGCCAGTGGCAGGATGGCGGCCAGCATGCTCGCGCGGTTGGGACTGGAGCCCTCCGTAGCTGACCTCTACGGAGATGCTGACACGCAAATGATCTGTAACGGACGGGTGACGCGGTTGCAGCGGCTGTCTGACCTGAAGGAATGCGGTCGGCTCGTTCGAGCCCACGAATTTGTTCTGTTTACCGGAGGGTTGGAGGGCAGTGCGTCCCTGGCGAAACTTCTCGTTCAGTGGTCGAGGCCTCTGTTCGCGACAGCGGTTTCAGTCGAGCGTTTGCTGGATGTGGAATTGCTCAACGCTGCTCTGGCGCGGTCTGGAATTCATCGCTTTCACTTTCAAACCAGCGTCGAAAAAGTTTCGTGGCCGGCAGTCCTGAAAGATCCGGCTCACTCAGCGACCGCGAGGCTGATCGCTGGCCCCGAGCTGTTGACTGAAGTCGATTTGACCGGGCAAGTTCTTCAGCAGCACATCCCGGGCGAATCCGTGTCGCTGATATTTGTCGCCGATCGGGGCGTCGTTAGCTGTCTTGGCGGCACGCTGCAGTTGACTGAATCGATGAAATGGGTCGGGTCGATTTCAGGTCTGCGCCTTGAAAAAGCAAACGCAGAAACGGCTCAACGATTCGCAAGCGAACTGGTTGAACGAACGGGGCTCAAGGGTGTCTTCGGTATAGACTTTATTCGGAACGCCGAAGGGATCTGGCCGGTCGATATCAATCCACGAATACCGGCTTCGGCGGAAGTTGTTGGAGACCATGTGATGGTTCGCCATTTGAAGGCGTTCGGGATCGAATGTGCCTTTGAACGACAGCCGACGGAATTGACGCGAGGAAAGATGGTCGTCTTCAATCGCTCAAACCGACCGCTCGAGTTTCGACTCGGTTGTCTCGGCGAATTCCGAATGGGGGCGTTGAGTTTCGAGAAGGCCTTAGGGCAGGTTTGGATTGCCGACGTTCCGTCAGTCAACGAGCTGATCCCGCCGGATGCTCCCGTGTGCACTGTGTTGGCGACAGGGAGCGACGTGAACGATCTGAAGTCGAAATTGTCGAGGCTCGAAGGCGAGGTTTTACGCAGTTTAGGCGTTGAAAACCGGTGA
- a CDS encoding S1C family serine protease translates to MLRSTTTFLIAIAIFASSVSAQETPPTVPESVQQMEQARIDAIAKGSRCAVGVFGPQSQGGGSGVVISPDGYALSNYHVVEGNGPFMKCSMNDGVLYDAVIVGIDPVGDVALIKLLGRDDFPYATMSDSDVVEQGDDCFAVGNPFLLATNFQPTVTWGIVSGNHRYQYPSGTLLEYADCIQTDAAINPGNSGGPLFNGDGNLIGINGRGSFEKRGRVNVGVGYAISINQIKLFLDYLKSGRIVDHATIGATVATDDQGEVRVSNILESSDAWRRGLRYDDKVTSFAGRSIRTVNQFKNVLGVFPKGYRVPLSFERDGESMQTMVRLTGVHSTEKLIEMIEGPAVEAADPTQEKPATSSHPHADWYEARRGFTNYRFNKLHREQVWQQSVAAMGDFSKVTNRWRLKGVDSRKKAVQMVLSDDKSGIEIGRKTWVLDPETELSDQVLPENTGGLLIALHLWRNFLILGPEKFGDVSYFGSAPLEPGDPKYQIVVATRGTVESNFFFDSDSGVLAAIEVFPELDSDPCLLRLTDYRQDQEISVPTTFEYSSGLNSGSIEIETLEFLK, encoded by the coding sequence ATGCTCCGCTCCACGACAACTTTCTTAATCGCGATTGCGATCTTTGCCAGTTCAGTTTCTGCGCAAGAAACGCCACCAACGGTCCCTGAATCTGTTCAGCAAATGGAACAGGCTCGCATCGACGCGATTGCGAAAGGTTCCCGCTGCGCGGTGGGAGTCTTTGGTCCGCAAAGCCAAGGCGGCGGAAGCGGCGTAGTCATTTCTCCCGACGGATATGCACTAAGTAACTATCATGTCGTGGAAGGCAACGGACCTTTCATGAAATGCAGCATGAATGATGGCGTGCTCTACGACGCGGTGATCGTTGGCATCGATCCCGTTGGAGACGTTGCTCTCATCAAACTGCTTGGCCGGGATGACTTTCCTTACGCAACGATGTCCGACAGCGATGTTGTCGAACAAGGCGACGATTGCTTTGCGGTCGGCAATCCTTTTCTATTGGCCACCAATTTCCAGCCCACCGTGACATGGGGAATCGTCTCGGGGAATCACCGTTATCAGTATCCGTCAGGAACGCTTCTGGAGTACGCCGATTGCATTCAGACCGATGCGGCGATCAATCCGGGGAACTCGGGAGGTCCGCTTTTCAACGGCGACGGTAATTTGATCGGCATCAACGGTCGCGGAAGTTTCGAAAAACGCGGCCGTGTGAACGTCGGAGTCGGATACGCGATTTCCATCAATCAAATCAAACTGTTTTTGGACTACTTAAAAAGCGGCCGGATCGTTGATCATGCGACAATCGGAGCAACAGTGGCGACGGACGACCAGGGAGAAGTTCGAGTTTCGAACATTCTTGAATCTTCAGACGCCTGGCGACGCGGGTTGCGTTACGACGACAAAGTCACCTCATTCGCGGGCCGCTCCATTCGCACGGTCAACCAGTTCAAGAACGTGCTGGGAGTGTTCCCGAAAGGATACCGGGTTCCGCTTTCGTTTGAGCGTGACGGCGAGTCAATGCAAACAATGGTGCGACTGACGGGAGTCCATTCCACTGAAAAACTGATTGAAATGATCGAAGGCCCCGCGGTTGAAGCGGCCGATCCAACCCAGGAAAAACCCGCAACGTCATCCCATCCGCATGCGGATTGGTACGAAGCCCGCCGCGGATTCACCAACTATCGCTTCAACAAACTTCATCGCGAACAGGTTTGGCAACAGAGCGTTGCGGCGATGGGTGATTTTTCAAAGGTGACCAATCGATGGCGTCTCAAAGGTGTCGACTCGCGGAAGAAAGCCGTGCAGATGGTGCTTTCGGATGATAAATCCGGAATCGAGATCGGGCGAAAAACCTGGGTTCTGGATCCGGAAACCGAACTCTCTGATCAGGTTTTGCCTGAGAATACCGGAGGGCTGTTGATCGCACTTCACCTGTGGCGAAACTTTCTGATCCTTGGGCCTGAAAAGTTCGGCGACGTTTCCTATTTCGGATCGGCACCGCTTGAACCGGGTGACCCGAAGTATCAAATCGTTGTCGCGACACGAGGCACCGTCGAGTCGAATTTCTTCTTCGATTCGGATTCCGGGGTCCTTGCCGCGATCGAGGTTTTTCCGGAACTTGACAGCGACCCTTGCCTGTTGAGACTCACTGACTATCGCCAGGATCAAGAGATTTCTGTGCCGACGACTTTTGAGTACTCGTCCGGGCTCAACAGCGGATCCATTGAAATTGAGACGCTGGAATTTCTCAAGTAA
- a CDS encoding phytoene desaturase family protein: MYDTIIIGAGMSGLAAGIRLAHYDQKVCILERHYTIGGLNSFYRTNGRNYDVGLHAVTNFTEKGTKKGPLARILRQLRFKWEDFALAPQRGSRIAFPGVDIRFDNDLELLRSEIKKAFPSQVDNFESLLGKISDYDDLDQASFEISGRQVVSETITEPMLVEMIFCPLMWYGNAKEHDMAWGQFCIMFRSIFMEGFARPYKGVRLILKNLVKRFRGLGGELKLRSGVSRILVDNGHATGVELDSGEILEGKRILSSAGSLETMRICSDTSEPDPRSAGQLTFIESISVLDRQPESLGNEDTIVFYNDSETFHWHPPKDDLCDIRTGVVCSPNNYVYSDEDGQLDDGVIRITTIADFDRWSALSDEEYQRAKLRWYDESVASSVRFTPDFRPYVIDTDVFTPKTIQRFTWHDNGAVYGAPDKQLDGTTHLDNLFLCGTDQGYVGIIGAMMSGISMANVHCLRG, encoded by the coding sequence ATGTACGACACCATTATTATCGGCGCCGGCATGTCGGGCTTGGCTGCTGGCATTCGACTGGCCCATTACGACCAGAAAGTCTGCATTCTTGAGCGCCACTACACGATTGGTGGCCTGAATTCTTTCTATCGCACCAACGGACGGAACTACGACGTTGGTCTGCACGCGGTGACGAATTTCACAGAAAAGGGCACCAAAAAAGGCCCGTTGGCGCGGATCCTGCGCCAGCTGCGATTCAAATGGGAAGACTTTGCGCTCGCTCCGCAACGTGGATCGCGAATCGCATTTCCTGGCGTCGACATTCGCTTCGACAACGACCTTGAACTGCTTCGTAGCGAGATCAAAAAAGCGTTCCCTTCCCAAGTCGACAACTTTGAATCGTTGCTGGGCAAGATTTCTGACTACGACGATCTCGATCAGGCCAGCTTTGAAATTTCAGGCCGACAAGTCGTTTCGGAAACGATTACGGAACCGATGTTGGTCGAGATGATTTTCTGTCCGCTGATGTGGTACGGCAACGCCAAGGAACACGACATGGCGTGGGGTCAGTTTTGCATCATGTTCCGTAGCATTTTCATGGAAGGTTTCGCCAGACCCTACAAAGGCGTGAGACTGATTCTGAAAAATCTGGTGAAACGGTTTCGTGGACTCGGCGGCGAACTGAAACTTCGCAGCGGCGTCAGCCGGATCCTTGTCGACAACGGACACGCGACTGGTGTCGAGCTCGACAGCGGAGAAATTCTCGAGGGCAAACGCATTCTTTCCTCAGCCGGTTCACTCGAAACGATGCGAATCTGCTCCGACACCAGCGAGCCTGATCCGCGTTCGGCAGGACAGCTGACTTTCATTGAGTCGATTTCGGTGCTCGATCGCCAGCCAGAATCACTTGGTAATGAAGACACAATCGTGTTCTACAACGACAGCGAAACATTCCATTGGCATCCACCCAAAGACGACCTCTGCGACATCCGCACCGGTGTGGTTTGCTCGCCGAACAATTATGTTTACTCGGACGAAGACGGGCAACTGGACGATGGAGTGATTCGCATTACGACAATCGCCGACTTTGATCGCTGGAGTGCGCTTTCGGATGAAGAGTACCAACGAGCCAAGCTTCGCTGGTACGACGAAAGCGTTGCGTCAAGCGTGCGGTTCACTCCTGATTTCCGTCCTTATGTGATCGACACGGATGTGTTTACGCCCAAGACCATTCAGCGATTTACGTGGCACGACAACGGCGCTGTCTACGGCGCGCCGGACAAACAACTGGACGGAACCACGCATCTCGACAATCTGTTTTTGTGCGGCACCGACCAGGGTTATGTAGGAATCATCGGTGCGATGATGAGCGGCATTTCGATGGCGAACGTACACTGTCTTCGCGGCTGA
- a CDS encoding acyl carrier protein, producing MAPAEIRQAIIDILADIAPDEDLTDLKDEVSFRDQMELDSMDFLDIVMELRKRYKVQVPEEDYTNLDSMHSTVTYLTPKMVACA from the coding sequence ATGGCACCCGCAGAAATCCGACAGGCAATCATCGACATCCTCGCTGACATCGCCCCGGATGAAGATTTGACCGATTTGAAAGATGAAGTTTCGTTTCGTGATCAGATGGAACTCGATTCGATGGACTTCCTCGATATCGTGATGGAGCTTCGCAAGCGTTACAAAGTTCAGGTTCCTGAAGAGGATTACACGAACCTCGATTCAATGCACTCGACGGTTACCTACCTGACCCCGAAAATGGTTGCCTGTGCCTAG
- a CDS encoding beta-ketoacyl-[acyl-carrier-protein] synthase family protein, with translation MIPYPNPSDLPDSQRVVMTGIGLTAPNGNSLAEMRDSVLNARSGISDYEIRYFGKTVAGQCDFDVKRHQSRKDARRGTRAGSVGVYCSHEAVADAGLDMENIDRSRIGVYVGVTEHGNVETESEIYEISQYDYDCQYWTHHHNPRTVANNPAGEVALHMNITGPHYTIGAACAAGNAGLIQAVQMLRLHECDLAIAGGVSESIHTFGIFAGFNSQNALATHEDPTKASRPFDKERNGIVVSEGGCLYTLERLEDARKRDAKIYAEIVGYGMNTDATDFVLPNAERQAQCMQMALDRAHLNADQINIVSTHATGTGMGDILEAKAVQSVFGGSKNTHVNNTKSFIGHTMGAAGSLELAGNLPSFEDGVVHPTINVDQLDPDIELTNLVLNEPREIGKVDYILNSSFGMLGINSSLIVKRF, from the coding sequence ATGATCCCCTATCCCAACCCATCCGACTTGCCCGATTCGCAGCGCGTCGTCATGACCGGCATCGGGCTGACGGCGCCCAATGGCAACAGCCTGGCGGAAATGCGTGACTCAGTCCTGAACGCCCGCAGCGGAATTAGCGATTACGAAATTCGCTACTTTGGCAAAACGGTCGCCGGGCAGTGTGACTTTGACGTCAAAAGGCACCAGTCACGAAAAGACGCTCGTCGCGGAACGCGAGCCGGAAGCGTCGGTGTCTACTGCAGCCATGAAGCGGTCGCCGACGCAGGCTTGGACATGGAGAACATCGACCGCAGTCGCATTGGCGTGTACGTCGGCGTGACCGAACATGGCAACGTGGAAACTGAGAGCGAAATTTACGAAATCAGCCAGTACGATTACGACTGTCAGTACTGGACGCACCACCACAACCCTCGAACGGTTGCCAACAATCCGGCCGGCGAAGTGGCGTTGCACATGAACATCACCGGCCCGCACTACACGATCGGCGCCGCCTGCGCCGCGGGCAACGCGGGACTGATTCAAGCCGTGCAAATGCTGCGGCTGCATGAGTGCGACCTGGCGATCGCTGGCGGTGTGTCGGAAAGCATTCACACGTTTGGAATCTTCGCCGGATTCAACAGCCAGAACGCTTTGGCGACGCACGAGGATCCGACAAAAGCCTCGCGGCCGTTCGACAAAGAGCGTAACGGGATCGTGGTCTCAGAAGGAGGCTGTCTCTATACGCTCGAACGCCTGGAGGACGCCAGGAAACGCGACGCCAAAATTTACGCAGAGATCGTTGGCTACGGGATGAATACCGATGCCACGGACTTCGTGCTGCCCAACGCCGAACGTCAGGCTCAGTGCATGCAAATGGCGCTCGATCGGGCTCATCTTAACGCTGATCAAATCAACATCGTCAGCACGCACGCGACGGGCACCGGAATGGGCGACATTCTTGAAGCGAAAGCTGTCCAGAGTGTCTTTGGTGGCTCAAAAAATACGCACGTAAATAACACGAAAAGCTTTATTGGGCATACGATGGGAGCCGCTGGTTCGTTAGAATTAGCCGGCAACTTGCCTTCTTTTGAGGATGGCGTCGTTCATCCCACCATCAATGTGGACCAGCTTGATCCCGATATCGAGCTGACCAATCTGGTGCTGAACGAGCCTCGCGAAATTGGCAAAGTTGACTATATTTTGAACAGCTCGTTTGGCATGCTGGGGATCAATTCGTCCCTGATCGTCAAACGTTTTTAG
- a CDS encoding Gfo/Idh/MocA family protein — MADKKKTESKPTVESACDESRRGFLKTGTAAGAAAAVGLGAPSLSLARSANAAGRDTIKLGLIGGGGRGRGASIQAMNTASGNNVELHAIADVFEKNADIAIDACSTEHDGKVKVTDDTKFIGLDAYKRVLDSDVDMVILATPPGFRPLHFEKAIDAGKHVFMEKPVGVDAPGIRRVLAAGEKAREKKLMVQVGLQRRHEPIYKDTIKQLQDGIIGDLLVSRVYWNNNGVWNRPRDPRDNELEYQLRNWYYFNWLCGDHIVEQHIHNLDVINWLMEDYPVKAQGQGGRLVRTGRKNGEIFDHHAVEYTYGNGHKMFSFCRHMPKCWSAVTEFVHGSNGWAHLSEGKIYDKDDKLIFEAEYDPKKKHDGWQQEHHDLFAAIEAGQYVNEAEYGAKSTFTAIFGRLATYSGKEISWDKCLAEGPSLANVDELTSFDMPAPCVPKPDGSYEVPVPGAGASTVLGYGNAKKKAKG; from the coding sequence GTGGCTGACAAGAAAAAAACTGAATCGAAACCGACTGTCGAAAGTGCATGCGACGAATCCCGACGGGGGTTTTTGAAGACCGGAACGGCTGCCGGAGCAGCTGCTGCAGTCGGACTGGGCGCTCCTTCGCTTTCGCTGGCTCGATCAGCTAACGCGGCCGGACGTGACACGATCAAGTTGGGACTGATCGGCGGCGGCGGACGCGGACGAGGTGCATCGATTCAGGCGATGAACACTGCGTCGGGAAACAACGTCGAACTCCACGCGATCGCAGACGTCTTTGAGAAAAACGCCGACATCGCCATCGACGCCTGTTCGACTGAACATGATGGCAAAGTCAAAGTCACCGACGACACGAAGTTCATCGGACTGGACGCTTACAAACGCGTGCTCGATTCCGACGTCGACATGGTGATCCTCGCCACGCCTCCTGGCTTCCGTCCTCTGCATTTCGAAAAAGCAATCGACGCCGGAAAACATGTCTTCATGGAAAAGCCCGTTGGTGTGGACGCTCCCGGGATTCGCCGCGTGCTGGCCGCCGGTGAAAAGGCTCGTGAGAAAAAGCTGATGGTTCAGGTCGGCTTGCAACGTCGCCACGAACCAATTTACAAAGACACCATCAAGCAGCTTCAGGACGGCATCATCGGCGACTTGCTCGTCAGCCGAGTCTACTGGAACAACAATGGTGTTTGGAATCGTCCGCGGGACCCTCGCGACAACGAACTCGAATATCAATTGCGAAACTGGTACTACTTCAACTGGCTCTGTGGTGACCACATTGTTGAGCAACACATTCACAACCTCGACGTGATCAACTGGTTGATGGAAGACTACCCGGTCAAGGCTCAAGGGCAGGGCGGCCGACTGGTGCGAACTGGCCGTAAGAACGGTGAGATCTTTGATCACCACGCCGTTGAGTACACGTATGGAAACGGACACAAGATGTTCAGCTTCTGTCGTCACATGCCAAAGTGCTGGAGCGCGGTTACCGAGTTTGTTCACGGCAGCAACGGTTGGGCTCATCTCTCCGAAGGCAAGATCTACGATAAAGACGACAAACTGATCTTCGAAGCCGAGTACGATCCGAAGAAAAAGCACGACGGATGGCAGCAGGAGCATCACGACCTGTTCGCCGCGATCGAAGCCGGCCAATACGTCAACGAAGCCGAATACGGTGCCAAGAGTACATTCACTGCTATCTTCGGCCGACTGGCGACGTACAGCGGAAAGGAAATTTCGTGGGACAAGTGCCTGGCGGAAGGTCCGTCGTTGGCCAACGTCGACGAGTTGACTTCCTTCGACATGCCGGCTCCTTGCGTGCCTAAACCGGATGGATCGTATGAAGTTCCAGTCCCCGGTGCGGGTGCCAGCACGGTTCTCGGATACGGCAACGCAAAGAAAAAAGCCAAGGGTTAA